The following is a genomic window from Hypomesus transpacificus isolate Combined female chromosome 14, fHypTra1, whole genome shotgun sequence.
ATAACCCTCTTACTGCGCTTCACAAACCCCtaaatgacctctgaccttctgCGGATGGCTGCGTCCAGGACCCAGGGGATGTTGGTGGCCCCTAACACGAGTATCCCATCGTTGTTGTTGCCCACACCTGTCAGTTAGACGACAGTAAACAGTGATGATTTCACACTGTGTTTTCCGGTAGAGCTACCTGGTATCGCTGGGAATTTCCTCTAGGCCCCTAGGGTGCAGTAGTGGCGCTCACCCTGCATCTGGACCAGGAACTCTGTCTTGATCCTGCGTGCGGCCTCGCTCTCGTTCTCGTTCCTGGAGCCACACAGGGAGTCCACCTCATCGATGAAGATGATGGAGGGCTTGTGCTGCCGTGCGAGGTCAAACAGGTTCTTCACCAGTCTGGAAgacaggcggggggggggggggggagaaggtgtTGAAGAGTCAAAGCTAGAGACATGTAACCGCAGAGGGCAAACAGAACCCCAGCTGTGCTTAGGACTGGGAAACAGACACCGTCTGAAACCAAACACTcacttctcactctctcccagccACTTGGACATGAGGTCAGAAGAGGACACCGAGAAGAAGGTGGAGTTGTTGGCCTCGGTGGCGACAGCCTTGGCCAGGTAGGACTTCCCCGTCCCTGGGGGACCAAACAGTAAAATCCCACGCCAAGGAGTCCGTTTACCTGCAACCAGACGCAGGGAAGGACGGGGTGGGAGAGGGACATATATTTAGTGTgtgagaggatgaggatgacaaaagaacaggggagggggggggcgggggttggcagagagagaggaaaaacctTGATTTGAATGGAAGCATTCAGGATGCTCGGGACAGAGAAAGGTTGAGGGAGAAAtcgagagggaaggggggaagagATAGAGCGGCGCACCTGTGAAGAGGTGAGGGAACTTGATGGGTAGGATGACAGCTTCCTTCAGAGCCTCCTTGGCCCCCTCCAGGCCCGCCACATCGTTCCACCTCACATTGGGCTTCTCCATCACGATGGCCCCTAaacacgagggggggggggggggggggcaacagagCCTCAGTACCCAACTCCTTAAAAAGTTCAGCAGTGCATACGGAAGTAGTATTTACTCACACAAGTCAtaccacattcaaacacacacaggtagacagacgaaacacaaacatatgcaCTGTACAAACATATATACAGAATACACACCCATGAGCTGCTCCTGTAGCTTCTTCCTCTCTGGGTTTTCCCcctcactgtcactgtcactcctggggagaacacacacacaacataccagTTAGCCGTTATCGCTCTCTTCACCTGCAGTCACCGGCTTGTCTTCAGCTCCTGGTGTCGCCCTTCCTACTCACTTGTCATTGCTCTGTGCCTCCTTGACGGGCTTCTTTCCCTGTTTCTCTTTGTTCTTCAGGTAGTCTTTCAGCTTCTCTGCCCGGTCCAGGTATTGCATACACTTCCCTCGTATGCTCTCCTTGGCCTTGTCGCTGTGAGCCTCGTCTATGAAGGAACACCAGGAGACCCCATCACTTCTGGCTCCTTGGCAGCCTCGCTGGCTGAGCCTAGCACCAGGAACCAACAACCTCCAAGCATCTACACACCACTTCTAAAAGCCTGTAGCTGAACATGTATAAACTAGATAACTAACCTGACTGCCCAGACCTTAATACAGACTAATAACTTGGGAACTGTCTACCCTTAAGAACCGACCTAGGCCTTGTCTCCTAGAACACAGCTGTACTGACTATGTGTGGGTTCTGTAGGTCCCAGAGACGATGTTGATGTTTCGATTACTCACACTTAATTGCGTGCAGGAAGTATTCCACTGCATGCTGATATAGGCGCAATGCCTCCTCATAGTTCTTTGCCTTGTCTTCCTCTGTGGCTTTGGTCACAAGATCGATCGCTTTCTGTTAGTGAATGATGGAAGGAAGGAGTAAGGAGAGAAAGGATAGTGAATGAGTCTACTACACAACTATATGCTATCAGAATAATATTCTAAGACATTTAGGCAGCTGAAATCAGCAAACATTAGATAAACAAGCTAGCTCTCTGTCCAGCATGTTGAGACGCAAACGCACTAGCTCTAATAGTTAAAATGCTAGCTAGCTCGACTATCTAGCCGTGTCTACAATTTTTACCGCTAGCTTGCCAATTTGTATATCCACGCTAATCCCTAACCAACGTTAGCTAACTTGAGCAAGCTACCCTAAACAAAGCGTCTACAGTGTGACTAATTCCGCTGACAAATTACAACACAGTGGTTAGACTGCTTGTGCTAGCGTGGTTGTTTACTTATAGTATTGTGGCTTGCAGTTACATTTAGCTAGCACTAACTCGCTTGTCAAGCTTACAAGCTAACTTACCTGTAACGTTGACGTTGTCATTTCATCTCACTCTTCGGAAATCCACCCAAATTAGCTATATTTGAGGCCTTTTTCAGATATGAGTTTTGATATATGCTCGCTAACTGTACAGTGTCTCAACTGGGGTGGCTGCTCTTGACATGACAAAGAAGGGATGCTAGCTCGCTGCTAGCTAGGTGACAGATTTTACTCTGCTCACCAATCCtactaaactaacaacaacaCAAGGGACTGCGTCTTTGGCAAAGAATGTCGCCCTCTAGCGTGAACGTCGTTGGATACAGTTCTAGTTCCGCTACCATCTCTTCAGCGATTTGAAGCATATATTTATGGCATCAaatatgggcaaacattttcTACAGATGCCAAATACTATTGCCCATTATGAACCCATAATCTTTGAAAAAATTactgaaaaaataaaaagctaAAGCACACAAATTCTGGTAGCAATTTTGTCTTGGGagaaatttatttgtataggctatatatttacatttgagGTTAtaacatcattattattatacattacatactgtatatatcagAGTGCAGGCGTAGAGTCTACCATAGTTGTGCATGTAACATGTTGTAACAGCAGGCTCTCCTATGCTTTCTCTGCGATTGTGTACAACGCATTAAGCTGCCACAGATACAAAACTTTGGTTCAATAACCCTTTCTTGGAGTAAAAGCATTGCTTTGCATAGGAAACAGTCCTATTGGAAGCTAAACATGTTTGAAGATCAGAGTAATACAAAAGGGTTTAACCAACAGCTTGAAACTGTAATTTGTTCAGTGAGATACATTCATGGGTAAACTGGAAGGCTTGACTTTTAGGCTAACAGCGAGAGCATCGGTGGAATCTCTGGTAAAGACACGGGTATACACAGGAAAAACATTGGACTAGGAACTGGAATAACACAACTGCAGGATTGATCCCGCTACTCTGTATTCATGGAAcatgatcatcatcatcattctaGTCCATCAGCAACATCATGATGGACCTTGGTCTGAAAGGAAGCGTACAAGACTCTGAAGTCACCCAGTCAGATGGTTCCTCAGGAGGTGACTCTACCGGTACACATCCTGCCACGTGACCTGTACGTCACGTCAAACTCATGCTGTGTGCGTCTGGGATGCATCACAAGGAATGGTTAGAAGTGGTCCGCCCTTTACAGATCTCCAGAGAAACCCTCCCTGACCCAGGCTAGAAGGCTAGGGGGAGTGGCTAACTAAGTGTGCACAGTGACAGGTAGCATAAGGGTGACTTATGTCATGTATGTCATATAGAAATGACATAAGGGGGACGGGACAGGTGTTAAGCTGTAATTTAGAAATGGTCTAATACACTTAAAAGTTCATACAGTCAAGAGGACATTATAAACATGGGGGGCTAGTATTCCTCAACACAGATGAAGTCTTGTCTGCAGTTCCAAACTGAGGTTCACCGTGTCTTGGAAACTGTCCCAATGATACATACAAATGTACTAACTAGCCAATACTAAAATATCAGGGTtacagtataaaagtaatactATTGCTGTGCATCTTAAAAGCTTACTCTGCTTGGAATCTTACAACACTTACAACAAATGGAAAGAAGAAAAAGCTTTCTTGACTACACGTAAAAAGGCACAGTTGGCAATCCTGATTATAACAGTCATTTGGGATATTGTACTAAACAATTGGTGCTTTAGGCAACAGGCACACTATCaagccaacacaaacacacacacctttacacaaGCATACTTCATCATCCGCTCAGGCTTCTACGCTCCATGTCAGTTCAGTGCCCAAAGTCAAGTAACAGTTACTAGTTCCTCTTAAACTCTGTTTAAATCCATCTTATAATAGCAAAGTACACAAAGAGAGACCGGAAGGCTGTGAAGGACcagtagaggaggggggggatctCTGGATGGGGCTCCTGGTACTGCTTCAGGTCAGCAGGCCCAGACGGGTCAGCTTGGCAGACAGGAACGAATGGAGCACAAACACAATAGGCTTCGGCCCGGAATGCAAATCAAACACCTGGAGGATGaaaagtgagacagacagagacagagagaaagagagagagaaagagagagaaagagagagagaaaagagagagaaaaagagaaagagaaaaagagagagagaaaaagagagacagagaggggggacggGACAAGAGCTATTGTAACTAATGGTGTCAAGGAAGCCTAGGTTCTGTCATGTCTACTGAAGCGTCTTGTCATCTGGCTCTGGCCTGTACAGAGCCCACACAGCAACACCCTGGGCACCAGTTACACtgctcaccatctctccctcggGACCTCCAAAGTCCAGATAGAGGTTTCGTATCCCGTCGTCGGCAGACAACTTGAGCTTCTCAAAGGGGTATCTGTAGAGcacagcgccccctggagggTCAGGTGGCTCCCGCGTCACAGTGAAGCCCTTCTCATAGTGCAGAGTCAGCCGGACATCCTGCCTGTTCAACATACAACctgacgcacacgcacgcacacacacagagagacacacacagagacacacacaaacaaatgtcaAACATAAAATATCTAGTGTTGAGGTGGGGCAGTGGGCTAAGACATGGCACCTCACGTTAAGACCCTTGAAGAGTGTGTGACTGCTGTTTCTTTTACTGAAGCACTTCCAGGTGTCTGAATGTAACGTTTGTGATTTACACAGCAGAAAGAGCGAGTCAGTTtaacagcaggagagaggaaggaaaagagggTTTCCAGTGGTAATTCTAGCAGCCAACTATTGTTCTCTTCAGTGGAAACATTTCACATTCTGGCTGAGCTGCTTCAACATCTGCTTCAATTCTCTTCTTCTTCGCTACACTGTCATTAACTTCTGATCTTCTCTGGTACCCTATTATTCTGCCCCAGCTTCCTGGATAATGGAGAAAACGCCACCTTGGGACAGGGAACCACGAACCACAAACATtcccaaaacacaaaaaacaaaaactcgATTCGAACCAGCATGCAGTGTACAGAGAAAGAGTTGACACACACGTACTCACCGATAGACACCTCTTTGATAAGTTCTGCCGCGGCGTGCCCGCCCTGCACCAGCGCCCGCGTCCATGACGACAGGTCCCAGGTGGTCTCCACTCGGAACACGTGGGACTCGATGCCACGCCCCGTACCCGTCCGCGTGGCAAACACCAACTCTGCCCCCTGGGCAGGGGCGCTGCGGGCACTGCCAGAGTGGACCAGTCTGGGAAGGAAAGACAGGGAAACAACACACaggtcagggagggagaggagagagggctggggggatggagacagaggtggagttagagagagacacacagagacagagagagacagaggtaccTGGTAGCTAGTAGAGGGTGAGTGAGCAGAGGTGTGGACCAGGCTTCACGGCTCCATGGCACTGACTCAAACAGCAGGATGTCTTTCTCTGTCAGCGCCATGACAACAGGGCGAAACTGGTGACGGCCACCATCCAGCTGGACCTATAAGAGATAAGCACCCCttaaatgcgtgtgtgttttcatgtgtgtgtgtgggagggggtagggggtgggcATGCACCACTGTGGATGGAAACTTCTGGTTTGGTTGGACAAAGTGCTTCCTGTCATACCATACCGCGGCAACTACTAAATATACCAAACATACCCTTGCACACACCTCCATACATGATAAGGTCTTGACACATACAGCAGCTACACAACAACCAGACACACTTCATAATCAGTGACTATATAGCATCTCTACCatagctctgtgtgtctgtgtatgtgtctgtgtatgtgttaagGACAGGAATCAGCAGGGACCTCCGGATACGATACCATCACAATACTTAAGTGGCGATTCGATATATATTGCGATTCTGTGGGTATTATGATTCTGTAAGTATTGTGATTCGATATTACAATTTTTTGCGATTTCCTttagttatatattttttttaaacactgaaCCATGAAAAACTGTTGAATCATACATTCAAATACAACAGTCAAATATTCTTAGAACTTTCCAAGTTTTATTTCAAGTTTTAATTCCTAAATCTTAACATTAACTTAATGACTGCAGGGCAGCCAATatagaaaataaatgaaaatgtgCTCTACTATTATATAGCGCCTGTCAACTGCACACAAACTGACAGATTAAGGAATGTATGCCACTTAGGCTACttttaaacaataaataaaaggtaAAATAAATAGAACGAATGAAAGTGTATTTAAAATATAAACTTTGAAATGAACAAAAAGTAGGCTATGCTTCACTGTTGTTTGCATGTAGGCCATGCAAAGCTAGTGCTTGGGTATGTTTAGATTCTTGTGCAAAAACAAGAGCTGGTCAACATGCTCTGGGGTGAGGTTGTTCCTCTGGGCAGTAACGACGTCCCCTTCAGTAGAGTGTTTCTCGGCTCTAATGTATCATGTTACGAAAACCTGCATTTTCGACCACACTATAAGGACGAAGGTCTTTGCATATAAAAAGATAGATTGATTCTGTTATGCGATTTGCCTTTTCTGAACCGCTAGGGAGATTGCTGAAATATGTATTCAGCGTTTGTTGTTTGCTGCTAGCAGGTTTGGCTTCCTCCGCTGTTTTGTCTGATAACTGATAAGATGGTCTACAGTGATATGGGCACGCATGTATGTTGGTGGTATTACTTTCTTTCCGTGGCATAGTTTGCAGACAGCATTGCTCATGTCTAACAATTTTTTTCCTTGTAAATTATGAAAGCCAAAGTTCTTCCAGACGTGCGATTAAACTGTTAAGGTGCAGCATGAATCATGGGATACATTTTTGACATGTTTGCTGTCCAACATGTTAGCCTTTGTATTCCTACCTAGCTACTACGTGTGAAGGTGCGCTTCTAGCCGGAAGGACATCTGGAACCAATATATTGCGTTGCGCTATATCTGTAGGCTGGGGCGCCGTATAGTGGGCAAAAGTTATGACGATTCTAATGGCACCTGACTGAGGTAGGATTATAAGAGGCAATGTTTTTTTCGCCTTGAATAAAATCatttaaagtaggctacagacAAAATATCGATTTGGGAGGCAGCGTGGCGATAAAAAAATCGGCACACACAAGAATTGCGAATCGTAACTTAATtgattctctcccccccccctccctcccctccctccccatccctagTGTGTGTACGTGGTACCTGCTCTGCCAGCCAGCCTATGTGTTTAAGATGGGGGATTGAAGTTCCGGAGGCGCTTAGGTAAGCGTTGATGTGGGCCAGTGTCTGGGGCAGCAGGGCAGCTATGTTGGTGTGGATGGTACTGAACCAGGAGCTGGCGCTGGGTCCGTCCTTACAGCGCAGGACCATCGTGTGCTGCCCGTCTGGGGAATGGAGCTCCAGCAGCCTGGACGACACAGCAGGAACCAAACCGACACGTTAACACACTGTGACAACTGTAAGACAGGACGACAGGAACTGGCATCCATACACAGATCGGAACTAGCCATCAGGAAGCCTCTTCCTCACGCAATAAcagtctcctcccccccccccccccccccccccccccacacacacacacctgttctccAGGTCCGGCATGGTGAGGTTACGGCTGATGAAGCACATCTTCAGGCTGATGACCTTCCTGTCTTTGGCCGAGCTGTGCTTGGGCGAACCAGAGTCCTCGCTGCCGCTGTAGCTAGGCGACTGAGGACGCACGCCGTCCCACGGCAGGTCCGCCACCAGGGACGGCTTCTTGAACAGTGGAGACACCTCCCGGATGTACttcactgggacacacacacacacggtcacacaacTATTAGAGCGGGGCATCGTGAAGTATTGGCCTGCTCCCTCAGGAACGCGCTACAGCAAGCAGGGAGGCACACAACACCGGGTGATTAACTATTTCTGTGGCTATTGTAGCTAACCTTTTCCCTCCTGACCAATCAGATGTCTTGCAGGGGTGTTGAAACAGTTCCAACTACAGTATAATACAAGTGTTCAAAGGGTGTCATTGGAAGAAGTACACTGTAGCTGTGAGCAATGAGAGTCGCAGTGAGTGCTTGGAGAGCTTGTGTGATTGGCTGTTTGTAGAAGAATGATTTAAACTACAATAATGGATTCTGGTGCCAGATTTGGTCCAGGCACCATTACCTCCCATTCCTCAAAGAGCCCAACCCTCCATTCCTCTACCACAAATCAACATCTTCTTTCcattcccctcccccactctctgaAATGCACAGTCACACTTCTGCTAATacttacttgtgtgtgtgcatgataaTGTGGGTGTTCATAAGAATAGGTGTACGTGTTTGAAtatgtgtattcatgtgtgtgtgtgtgtgtgtgtgacgatcCTTTGGGTCCCTCTACTCTGAGGAAGACATTGGATCCATGGAGATGAAGGATGATGTCATTATAGGATGTAGGCTGGGATTAAGGTTGTAAAAGTAGCTGATCTGATCGCCTgctagagagaaagagtgtgtgcgtgtgtgtgtgcgcacgcgtgtgagagagagacagggttagGGCTGTGGTGGGGCAGTCGGCCAAGTTAAGTTGGCCTACCAACTATAGAGCTCATACCAACAGTGACCATGAATATCTCTGCCTCTGTGGGTTTTTTTTGAGCGTGTTACGTAAAGGAGTATCTCCTTATGTGTTAAATCACAAAATATGCTGAGTTCTCCTCTTatgtcctctcctctaccctgtTTAAAGATCTCATTAGACCTGACAGAAATGTCACTCAGTTCCACTTCTGCTTTTAATTAGGCCAGCACACTAAGGAcagtcaatgtgtgtgtgtgtgtgtgtgtgtgtgtgtgtgtgtatagtccCATGAGGTGCCATCCTACATAGCAAGCTTGTCTTTTTCCCTCAATAGCTCTGTGCCCATAGCCAAGCGGCTAAAACAGGCAGTCAATACGCTAGCaagccagacagccagtcagccatTGAGTCAGTCAGCTGGCCAGCCAGTCAAACCGCTGTTTTTCTACTAACCAGAAACCCCCCTGAGGTTTGTCCAGCCCCAACCTCCCAAACCTCGTCTCCAACTGtctcgccccctcccctctttattccccctctctctctccctaccacactctctccactttctctttcctcccctctccatcccttccaATCCACACACCCCCACTTTCTCCCTTACTATTTGCTTATTCCCTTAGTTCTCTGTCCCGTCCCCCAGCCCCTCGACCAGTGCTGCCAGAGTCCTAATGAGAACAGTGTGTCTGACTCCTCACATGGGCTGAGAGGAgtccaggagggggaggggggcttgtcCTACTCCACACAACTCCACTGAGGCTCCACGCGCATGaacatctcgctctctctcactctctcactctctcactctctcactctctcactctctcactctctcactctctcacacacaaacaacttccctctctctcacgcttAACAGACCCACTCAGCATGCCTTCTCTCTATCTAACTCCCATGCATTAAAAGTCCCTCTGCAGTTTCTCTTCAAACACAATAacacctgcctcctcctcctgccccccccccctccctggctaACTGTGAACCTGAATCATACAACACGTCCATGCAGAGACCATGTTTATGTGTGGTCCTTTTGTTCTTTCACACAACATGTGCTGCTGCCCTGGTGCCCTACTACTGGACTGAACATCCATctgtttcaacacacacacacacacacacaggctgccagagcgcagaaagagagagaatccgTTTCAACTCCAGTCACAGTGCAGCGCAACTCCAGTCCGCGATTCCAAACCTCAGAGAGGACACTGCTGGCGTCTGAACTCAGACATCGTGGCCCATTTGAAGATGTTCAGACTCATGTCGCATTGTGAGCAGGAGGACGGTGCCATGTTCCGTGGGATGCTCTGGCAGGGGAACAACAGAACAAACTCGTCCTCAATCAGGGCTGTCCCCATTTCGTTGGTCAATGGACTCTTTGTCTGCGTGTGCCATTTCTAATCCTTTATTCAACAAGACAATGGGCTCCTCCGGGAGGAACAGATGACCGTGCAAACTCAGTCTGACAACAGCATGGCTCCAATGACAGGTGTTTTTAACATACGTGCCATAGGTTGGTGTACGCGTGTTCGCCGCCCACCAAATGGGGATGATGGACACTGATGAAGATTAAGCTTGTTGTGATATGGACTAAAACAACAGTATTGGCTACATATACTCTATCAATGCACATGGTCATGTCAGGCCAGATCTTGGTCCTAGTTAGAAGCCAGGATTTGACCAGAATGTGGATCAGGTCTGGACAGgagcccctccccagccctcctcccccctctcccccccccccaggcctgggTCCCGGCTGTGGAGCCAACCTGGGGGTCAGGCAGGTCAGGCAGCTAATCACCAGCAAATGTGTTGTTAATGTCTAGTGTACATGCCACAGTGGTCTGGAAAcccaaagctccttctgacaacCCCTGGTTAGGCCTGGGGAGGGTGCTCCGTTCACAAACACCACAACTCAACGATCCGACATGCTGACAAACAGTGACAGCGCCCTGGGACATTCCTGCATCCGAGGGTCCCAGGTTGGAGCCCGAGTAGGTCTTACATCATCCACTCGACTTTGCCACTTACAATGTCTAAACAAAAGTGGGGTGGAGCGGTGGATATAATGATGGATGGTTAGATGACAGCTGGAAAAAGGG
Proteins encoded in this region:
- the vps4a gene encoding vacuolar protein sorting-associated protein 4A — translated: MTTSTLQKAIDLVTKATEEDKAKNYEEALRLYQHAVEYFLHAIKYEAHSDKAKESIRGKCMQYLDRAEKLKDYLKNKEKQGKKPVKEAQSNDKSDSDSEGENPERKKLQEQLMGAIVMEKPNVRWNDVAGLEGAKEALKEAVILPIKFPHLFTGKRTPWRGILLFGPPGTGKSYLAKAVATEANNSTFFSVSSSDLMSKWLGESEKLVKNLFDLARQHKPSIIFIDEVDSLCGSRNENESEAARRIKTEFLVQMQGVGNNNDGILVLGATNIPWVLDAAIRRRFEKRIYIPLPEEPARSQMFRLHLGNTPHSLSDADLRQLAFKTDGYSGADISVIVRDALMQPVRKVQSATHFKKVRGPSRSNNTMMVDDLLTPCSPGDPAAVEMTWMDVPSDKLLEPIVCMSDMLRSLSTTRPTVNTEDLFKVKKFTDDFGQEG
- the sntb2 gene encoding beta-2-syntrophin; amino-acid sequence: MAVWTRADKNGQLDLLLRDRWIRVSAELTRETLTLSAESDISGQGNNLDYNSPGGLRNGVSNGNDPGLASGNSNRGQLLNQEQQPNNGGRGRSGSVGINRVHYEGSYGLNSPGSGKYARDNGTNSDFGSPGSSYGSPGSSFSSRHGEVSINSESVTEAVRKVRVVKQESGGLGISIKGGRENRMPILISKIFPGLAADQSRALRVGDAILSVNGNDLREATHDLAVQALKKAGKEVTLEVKYIREVSPLFKKPSLVADLPWDGVRPQSPSYSGSEDSGSPKHSSAKDRKVISLKMCFISRNLTMPDLENRLLELHSPDGQHTMVLRCKDGPSASSWFSTIHTNIAALLPQTLAHINAYLSASGTSIPHLKHIGWLAEQVQLDGGRHQFRPVVMALTEKDILLFESVPWSREAWSTPLLTHPLLATRLVHSGSARSAPAQGAELVFATRTGTGRGIESHVFRVETTWDLSSWTRALVQGGHAAAELIKEVSIGCMLNRQDVRLTLHYEKGFTVTREPPDPPGGAVLYRYPFEKLKLSADDGIRNLYLDFGGPEGEMVFDLHSGPKPIVFVLHSFLSAKLTRLGLLT